The following are encoded together in the Mammaliicoccus vitulinus genome:
- the thiW gene encoding energy coupling factor transporter S component ThiW, whose translation MKTKLMTLTAILTTINVVLSTFVTIPIGPIKALPIQHFINVISAVFLGPWYGLAQALLSSSIRNLLGIGTIFAFPGSMIGVLLASLLYKYSRKLYMASIGEVIGTGIIGSLVCLPIAWLLGLGEMAFWPLFISFFTSSLIGAIVSYMILTAFEKRGILKKLKNDI comes from the coding sequence ATGAAGACTAAGTTAATGACTTTAACAGCTATATTAACGACAATCAATGTTGTGCTGAGTACATTTGTAACAATCCCAATTGGACCTATAAAGGCATTGCCGATACAACATTTTATCAATGTCATATCAGCTGTTTTTCTAGGGCCTTGGTATGGTTTAGCACAAGCTTTGTTATCATCTTCAATTAGGAATTTACTAGGAATCGGTACGATTTTTGCTTTTCCAGGTAGCATGATTGGTGTATTATTAGCAAGTTTGCTCTATAAATATAGTCGTAAATTATATATGGCTTCCATAGGTGAAGTCATAGGCACTGGCATAATAGGAAGTTTAGTTTGTCTTCCAATTGCCTGGCTACTTGGACTAGGAGAAATGGCATTTTGGCCATTGTTTATCTCATTTTTCACGAGTAGCTTAATTGGCGCGATTGTGAGTTATATGATTTTAACAGCTTTTGAAAAAAGAGGTATACTTAAAAAATTGAAAAACGATATTTAA
- a CDS encoding MIP/aquaporin family protein: MSEFLAEIIGTAILVLFGGGVCANVNLKGALGKGADWIVISLGWGLAVMLGVYAAGSVSGAHLNPAVTLGFAIDGSFPWSKVVPFIIAQMIGAMIGAGFVWATYLPHWKKTEDKGAKLAVFSTGPSYPNYVANFMSEIIGTMALVMGLLFIGANKFTDGLNPLIVGLLIVAIGLSLGGATGYAINPARDIGPRIMHMLLPIPGKGSSNWKYAIVPILGPISGGMLGAALYNILFNGIVNGFIIFSIIFTVIVVLFGIVLNKTILKDEVSEIL, encoded by the coding sequence ATGAGTGAATTTTTAGCAGAGATAATTGGTACAGCCATCTTGGTATTATTTGGTGGAGGTGTATGTGCTAACGTCAATCTTAAAGGCGCTTTAGGTAAAGGCGCTGATTGGATTGTCATATCATTAGGTTGGGGGCTTGCTGTTATGCTAGGCGTATATGCAGCTGGAAGTGTTTCGGGGGCACATTTAAATCCTGCTGTAACACTTGGCTTTGCAATTGATGGATCATTTCCATGGTCTAAAGTTGTGCCATTCATTATTGCTCAAATGATCGGTGCCATGATTGGTGCAGGATTTGTATGGGCTACATATTTACCGCATTGGAAAAAAACTGAGGATAAAGGTGCAAAATTAGCTGTATTCTCTACTGGACCATCATATCCAAACTATGTTGCTAACTTCATGAGTGAGATTATTGGTACTATGGCTTTAGTTATGGGATTATTGTTTATAGGAGCTAATAAATTTACAGATGGTTTAAATCCACTTATCGTAGGACTATTAATCGTAGCAATTGGTTTAAGTTTAGGTGGTGCGACTGGTTATGCAATTAACCCAGCTCGTGACATTGGTCCACGTATTATGCATATGCTATTACCAATTCCAGGTAAAGGATCATCTAACTGGAAATATGCGATTGTTCCGATTTTAGGACCTATCTCAGGTGGTATGTTAGGTGCAGCATTGTATAACATTTTATTTAACGGGATTGTTAATGGATTCATTATTTTCTCAATCATCTTTACAGTTATTGTAGTATTATTCGGTATCGTATTGAATAAAACTATCCTTAAAGATGAAGTTTCAGAAATTCTGTAA
- the glpK gene encoding glycerol kinase GlpK yields the protein MEKYILSIDQGTTSSRAILFDKEGTIKFVSQREFKQYFPKGGWVEHDANEIWTSVLAVISSVLNENNISPKQIEGIGITNQRETAVVWDKNTGRPVYHAIVWQSRQTQEICAELKAKDLEPIFREKTGLLLDPYFSGTKVKWILDNVEGAREKAENGDLLFGTIDTWLIWKFTGETHVTDYSNASRTLMYNIYDLKWDEELLEYLDVPASMLPEVKPSSEVYGYTQEHHFFGEKIAIAGVAGDQQAALFGQACFESGDVKNTYGTGGFMLMNTGEKPVKSESGLLTTLAYGLDGKVNYALEGSIFVSGSAIQWLRDGLRMIKSAPASEAYAKRVKSTEGVYVVPAFVGLGTPYWDADARGAIFGLTRGTEKEHFIRATLESLCYQTRDVLEAMEKDSGINVETLRVDGGAVKNNFLMQFQADIVNTPVERPEVSETTALGAAYLAGLAVGFWKSKDEIQQRWKLETEFKPELEEEEREKLYKGWKTAVKATQAFKLD from the coding sequence ATGGAAAAATACATTTTATCAATTGACCAAGGTACAACAAGTTCAAGAGCTATACTATTTGATAAAGAGGGAACTATCAAATTTGTTAGTCAACGAGAATTTAAACAATATTTTCCAAAAGGCGGTTGGGTTGAACATGATGCAAATGAAATTTGGACATCTGTTCTAGCTGTTATTTCAAGTGTACTTAATGAAAATAACATCAGCCCAAAACAAATTGAAGGTATTGGTATTACAAACCAAAGAGAAACAGCAGTTGTATGGGACAAAAATACTGGTCGCCCAGTATATCATGCAATTGTATGGCAATCGAGACAAACACAAGAAATTTGTGCAGAATTAAAAGCTAAAGATTTAGAACCTATTTTCCGAGAAAAAACTGGATTATTACTAGATCCTTATTTCTCAGGTACAAAAGTAAAATGGATTTTAGATAATGTTGAAGGTGCAAGAGAAAAAGCTGAAAACGGTGATTTATTATTCGGAACAATTGACACATGGTTAATTTGGAAATTCACGGGTGAAACACATGTAACAGATTATTCAAATGCAAGTAGAACATTAATGTATAACATTTACGATTTAAAATGGGATGAAGAATTACTAGAATATCTTGATGTGCCAGCATCAATGTTACCTGAAGTTAAACCTTCAAGTGAAGTTTATGGATATACTCAAGAACATCATTTCTTCGGTGAAAAAATTGCGATTGCCGGTGTAGCGGGTGACCAACAAGCTGCATTATTCGGTCAAGCTTGTTTCGAAAGTGGAGATGTTAAAAACACATACGGAACTGGTGGCTTTATGTTAATGAATACAGGAGAGAAACCTGTGAAATCGGAGAGCGGTTTACTTACAACATTAGCATATGGTTTGGATGGAAAAGTAAATTACGCGCTTGAAGGTAGTATTTTCGTTTCCGGATCTGCCATTCAATGGTTAAGAGATGGACTAAGAATGATCAAATCTGCGCCAGCTTCTGAAGCTTACGCTAAACGTGTTAAATCTACTGAAGGTGTTTATGTAGTACCAGCATTTGTTGGTTTAGGTACACCATATTGGGACGCTGATGCAAGAGGTGCAATCTTTGGATTAACACGTGGTACTGAAAAAGAACACTTTATTAGAGCAACGTTAGAATCATTGTGTTACCAAACAAGAGATGTGTTAGAAGCGATGGAAAAAGATTCAGGAATTAATGTAGAAACATTAAGAGTAGATGGTGGAGCGGTTAAGAATAATTTCTTAATGCAATTCCAAGCGGATATTGTGAATACACCAGTTGAAAGACCTGAAGTTAGTGAAACGACTGCGCTAGGTGCTGCATACTTAGCTGGATTAGCAGTAGGATTCTGGAAATCAAAAGATGAAATACAACAAAGATGGAAATTAGAAACAGAATTCAAACCTGAACTTGAAGAAGAAGAAAGAGAAAAACTTTATAAAGGTTGGAAAACTGCAGTAAAAGCCACTCAAGCTTTTAAATTAGACTAA
- the mutS gene encoding DNA mismatch repair protein MutS, producing MSKPTPMMAQYLKIKSQYQDTLLFFRLGDFYEMFYDDAVEASRVLEITLTRRDAKKDPIPMCGVPYHSASGYIEKLISKGYKVAICEQMEDPTQTKGMVRREVVQVITPGTVMEQKGMDEKANNYILSFIKEDGEFHLSYCDVTTGELKVTSFDDETTLMNEITTIYPNEIIVNKILPDNLYKQIQLITETITVVDSYEEREYEVVTGTSQSQKRSLNYLLNYIHDNGKREMPHIEEVVVYRALDYMKMDFYAKRNLELTESIRLKSKKGTLLWLMDDTKTPMGARRLKQWIDRPLIKLRDIEQRLDAVEQLVNGFIERDELRSYLNMVYDIERLVGRVSYGNVNAKDLVQLNYSIKQIPYIKEIIERLDSHSIDRFKALEPLKDLEQLLEDSLVEDPPLSVKEGGIFKKGYHEALDQYKEASTNGKQWIAELQLKERERTGVKSLKVSFNKVFGYYIEITKANVNNIDTDALGYQRKQTLSNAERYITEELKEKESIILGAEDKAIELEYQLFLELRQEVKAYTEKLQAQAKLLSEIDCLQSFAEIAQKYHYTRPIFSEDKTLSLKSSRHPVVERVMDHNDYVPNDCYLDKEGFIYLITGPNMSGKSTYMRQIAIISIMAQMGAYVPADYAQLPIFDQIFTRIGAADDLVSGKSTFMVEMLEAEKAMVGATEDSLIIFDEIGRGTSTFDGLALAQSMIEYVHHHTKAKTLFSTHYHELTHLDETLSGLKNIHVAAQEYQGELIFLHKVKEGAVDQSYGIHVAKLTDLPDEIIERAHAILQELESNTKTEREVEKFNQPSFQLFEEQSPSEIEKKIKSIDLMNITPIEALTKLQEIQNQLK from the coding sequence ATGTCTAAACCAACGCCAATGATGGCTCAATATTTAAAAATAAAATCCCAATATCAAGATACATTATTATTTTTCAGATTAGGTGACTTTTATGAAATGTTCTATGACGATGCAGTCGAAGCATCTAGAGTATTGGAAATTACTTTAACAAGAAGAGATGCGAAAAAAGACCCGATTCCAATGTGTGGTGTACCTTATCACTCCGCTTCAGGATATATAGAAAAGTTAATATCTAAAGGATACAAAGTCGCGATTTGTGAACAGATGGAAGATCCAACACAAACTAAAGGCATGGTTCGTAGAGAAGTCGTGCAAGTTATTACACCTGGTACAGTGATGGAACAAAAAGGTATGGACGAAAAAGCGAATAATTATATATTAAGTTTTATTAAAGAAGATGGTGAATTTCATTTAAGTTATTGTGATGTTACGACTGGCGAATTAAAAGTTACTTCATTTGATGATGAAACGACTTTAATGAATGAAATTACAACGATTTATCCTAATGAAATTATTGTGAACAAAATTTTACCTGATAATTTGTACAAACAAATTCAACTTATAACTGAAACAATTACTGTTGTTGATAGTTACGAAGAGCGTGAATATGAAGTTGTTACTGGAACATCTCAATCTCAAAAAAGATCATTGAATTATTTGTTAAATTATATTCATGATAATGGTAAGAGAGAGATGCCACACATAGAAGAAGTTGTTGTGTATAGAGCGCTAGATTACATGAAAATGGACTTTTATGCTAAAAGAAATCTTGAATTAACAGAGAGTATTAGACTTAAATCAAAAAAAGGTACACTTTTATGGTTAATGGATGATACGAAAACACCAATGGGCGCAAGAAGATTAAAACAGTGGATTGATAGACCGTTAATCAAACTACGAGACATTGAACAAAGATTAGATGCGGTTGAACAATTGGTTAATGGCTTTATCGAACGAGACGAGTTAAGAAGTTATTTAAATATGGTTTATGATATAGAACGATTAGTTGGAAGAGTGAGTTATGGCAATGTGAATGCAAAAGACTTAGTCCAATTAAATTATTCGATTAAACAAATTCCATACATTAAAGAAATTATAGAGCGTTTAGATTCTCATTCTATCGATCGATTTAAAGCGCTTGAACCACTTAAAGATTTAGAACAGCTATTAGAAGATAGTTTAGTTGAAGATCCACCCTTATCAGTAAAAGAAGGTGGAATATTTAAAAAAGGATATCATGAAGCACTTGATCAATATAAAGAAGCATCTACAAACGGTAAACAATGGATTGCAGAATTACAGCTGAAAGAAAGAGAAAGAACAGGTGTAAAATCATTAAAAGTAAGCTTTAATAAAGTGTTTGGCTATTATATTGAAATTACGAAGGCTAATGTAAACAATATAGATACTGATGCACTTGGATATCAACGTAAACAAACGTTATCCAATGCTGAAAGATATATTACGGAAGAACTTAAAGAAAAAGAATCTATTATATTAGGTGCAGAAGATAAAGCGATAGAATTAGAGTATCAATTATTCTTAGAATTAAGACAAGAAGTAAAAGCCTATACTGAAAAATTACAAGCACAAGCTAAATTGTTGTCCGAAATAGACTGCTTACAAAGCTTTGCTGAAATTGCTCAAAAGTATCATTATACGCGACCGATATTTAGTGAAGATAAGACATTATCATTAAAATCATCTCGTCATCCTGTAGTTGAAAGAGTAATGGATCACAATGATTATGTACCAAATGATTGTTATTTGGATAAAGAAGGCTTTATTTATTTAATCACTGGACCTAATATGTCTGGTAAAAGTACATATATGCGACAAATTGCAATAATCAGCATTATGGCACAAATGGGTGCATACGTACCGGCAGATTATGCACAATTACCTATATTTGATCAAATATTTACAAGAATAGGTGCTGCAGATGATTTAGTATCTGGTAAAAGTACATTTATGGTTGAAATGTTAGAAGCGGAGAAAGCGATGGTTGGTGCCACTGAAGATAGCTTGATTATATTCGATGAAATTGGCAGAGGTACATCAACATTTGATGGATTAGCATTGGCGCAATCTATGATTGAATATGTGCATCATCATACGAAAGCAAAAACATTATTTTCAACACACTATCATGAATTAACACATCTGGATGAAACGTTATCCGGATTAAAAAATATTCACGTAGCAGCACAAGAATATCAAGGAGAGCTTATTTTCTTGCATAAAGTTAAAGAAGGCGCAGTTGACCAAAGTTACGGTATACATGTTGCAAAATTAACAGATTTACCAGATGAAATTATTGAGAGAGCGCATGCGATTCTTCAAGAATTAGAATCAAATACGAAAACAGAACGTGAAGTTGAAAAATTTAATCAACCGTCATTCCAATTGTTTGAAGAACAAAGCCCATCAGAAATTGAAAAGAAAATTAAATCGATAGACTTAATGAATATAACACCAATAGAAGCATTAACGAAACTTCAAGAAATACAAAATCAACTTAAATAG
- a CDS encoding RicAFT regulatory complex protein RicA family protein translates to MYTKDDILDQARKLGKMMSETEEVEFFKRAEAQIHENQTVREKMASLKSLQKQAVNFQNYGKDKALAMVEEKIKNIEKELDEMPIVSEFKEAQVEVNELLQMVSHSISHTVTNEIIESTGGNQLTGETGAAVNNAPNTSSCSH, encoded by the coding sequence ATGTATACAAAAGATGATATTCTTGATCAAGCGCGCAAACTGGGTAAAATGATGTCTGAAACAGAAGAAGTGGAATTTTTTAAACGTGCTGAAGCTCAAATACATGAGAATCAAACAGTTAGAGAGAAAATGGCTAGTCTGAAGTCTTTGCAAAAACAAGCTGTTAATTTCCAAAACTACGGGAAAGATAAAGCATTAGCGATGGTCGAAGAAAAAATAAAAAATATTGAAAAAGAATTAGATGAAATGCCTATCGTAAGTGAATTTAAAGAAGCTCAAGTTGAAGTAAATGAACTTTTACAAATGGTATCTCATTCAATTAGTCATACAGTTACAAATGAAATTATTGAATCAACTGGTGGCAATCAATTAACTGGTGAAACAGGTGCTGCTGTGAATAATGCACCTAACACGAGTAGCTGTTCACATTAA
- a CDS encoding glycerol-3-phosphate responsive antiterminator, with protein sequence MNKYILPAIRSMKDMEKFFKMDYDRCVLLDTHIGHLQGILEQMKKHNKEVMLHIDLIKGLSNDEAAVEYVIQQYKPHGVISTKSKIIKRAKKLNTLTILRVFILDSTALSRSIELIKQSDPDLVEVLPGVATKVIKEISDQTGKRIIAGGLINTEEEINLAIESGAQYITSSDVSIW encoded by the coding sequence ATGAATAAATATATTTTGCCGGCTATTCGATCTATGAAAGACATGGAAAAGTTCTTTAAGATGGATTATGATCGCTGCGTACTATTAGATACACATATAGGTCATTTGCAAGGTATTTTAGAACAAATGAAAAAGCATAATAAAGAGGTTATGTTGCATATTGATCTTATAAAAGGTTTGTCTAATGATGAAGCAGCTGTTGAATATGTTATACAACAATATAAGCCTCACGGTGTGATTTCAACTAAATCTAAAATTATTAAACGTGCAAAGAAATTAAATACATTAACGATATTAAGAGTGTTTATTCTAGACAGCACTGCATTAAGTAGAAGTATTGAACTGATTAAACAATCAGATCCGGATTTAGTAGAAGTTCTTCCAGGCGTTGCAACTAAAGTCATAAAAGAAATTAGCGATCAAACTGGTAAGCGTATTATTGCAGGTGGATTAATCAATACAGAAGAAGAAATTAACCTTGCTATTGAAAGCGGTGCCCAATACATCACATCAAGCGATGTATCAATTTGGTAA
- the mutL gene encoding DNA mismatch repair endonuclease MutL — translation MGKIKELELSLANKIAAGEVVERPASVVKELLENAIDAQATQIDITIKESGIQSIRVVDNGTGIEEEDIDKAFGRHATSKINNDYDLFHIRTLGFRGEALASISSVSRVTMKTCTDGMLGHEVQVENGEIIKRQPAKAKKGTDILVKDLFYNTPARLKYVKSLYTELGKITDIVNRMAMSHPNISFNLVSDDKNVLSTNGSGKTNEVMAEIYGMKIAKDLVEIKGETDDYVMNGFVCKPEHTRSNRHYISIFINGRYIKNFVLNKAIIEGYHTLLPIGRYPIAYINIEMDPILVDVNVHPTKLEVRLSKEQLLYDLINNKIKEAFRGLSLIPDTSLDQHKPKKSQKEIFEQQKLDFEARKKQEPINPLPQMNEDTVVPSNDIDKLTENDTKQKSSNNVGSQQWQFKNKKDHHSVIQEDVATHIEHDDMHANEVHTEIEKEMNHESNDVIENEPFIDSADRIANSNDIDVQEAKSDTPRVPYMEVVGQVHGTYIIAQNDTGMFMIDQHAAQERIKYEFFKEKIGEVTNETQSLLLPLTFNFSRDEHMIIEKYLHPLEEAGIFLETIGHHDYMVSEYPVWLPHVDAEEIIKDMIDYVLKHEKVDIKKLREDAAIMMSCKKSIKANHYLRNHEMSHLIDELRETTDPFTCPHGRPIIIELTTYELEKLFKRVM, via the coding sequence TTGGGAAAAATTAAAGAACTTGAATTATCTTTAGCCAATAAAATAGCCGCTGGAGAAGTTGTAGAAAGACCTGCTTCTGTCGTCAAAGAATTATTGGAAAATGCTATTGATGCACAAGCAACTCAAATTGACATAACAATTAAAGAATCAGGCATACAATCCATTAGAGTTGTAGATAACGGAACTGGGATTGAAGAAGAAGATATCGATAAAGCATTTGGAAGACATGCAACTAGTAAAATTAATAATGACTATGATTTGTTTCATATACGCACGTTAGGCTTTAGAGGCGAAGCATTAGCGAGTATTTCATCAGTAAGTAGAGTCACGATGAAAACTTGCACAGATGGTATGCTAGGTCATGAAGTGCAGGTTGAAAATGGAGAAATTATTAAACGACAACCTGCAAAAGCTAAAAAAGGTACAGATATCCTTGTGAAAGATTTATTTTATAATACGCCAGCAAGATTAAAGTATGTTAAAAGTCTATATACTGAATTGGGTAAAATAACGGATATTGTCAATAGAATGGCGATGAGCCACCCGAATATTTCGTTTAATCTTGTATCAGATGATAAAAACGTACTTTCAACAAATGGATCTGGTAAAACGAACGAAGTAATGGCTGAAATATATGGTATGAAAATAGCTAAAGACTTAGTAGAAATAAAAGGTGAAACAGACGATTATGTAATGAACGGCTTCGTCTGCAAACCTGAACATACGAGAAGTAATAGACATTATATTTCTATTTTTATAAATGGAAGGTATATCAAGAATTTTGTTCTCAATAAAGCAATTATTGAAGGGTATCATACACTTTTACCAATTGGACGTTATCCAATTGCCTATATCAATATTGAAATGGATCCTATATTAGTAGACGTGAACGTTCACCCGACTAAACTAGAAGTTAGACTTTCTAAAGAGCAGTTATTGTATGATTTGATTAATAACAAAATTAAAGAGGCGTTTAGAGGTTTGTCTCTTATACCGGATACTTCTTTAGATCAGCACAAGCCTAAAAAGTCACAAAAAGAAATTTTCGAGCAACAGAAATTGGATTTTGAAGCTCGCAAAAAGCAAGAACCTATAAACCCTCTACCTCAAATGAATGAGGATACAGTAGTACCGTCGAATGATATTGATAAACTTACTGAAAACGATACAAAGCAGAAATCGTCCAATAATGTAGGTTCACAGCAATGGCAATTTAAAAATAAAAAAGATCACCATTCTGTTATACAAGAAGATGTTGCTACGCATATAGAACATGATGATATGCATGCTAACGAAGTGCATACTGAAATAGAAAAAGAGATGAATCACGAATCTAATGATGTCATTGAAAATGAGCCGTTTATAGATTCGGCTGACAGAATCGCCAACTCTAATGATATTGATGTGCAAGAAGCTAAATCAGACACACCACGCGTGCCCTATATGGAAGTTGTTGGACAAGTACATGGAACATATATTATTGCTCAAAATGATACTGGAATGTTTATGATTGACCAACATGCTGCTCAAGAACGTATAAAATATGAATTCTTTAAAGAAAAAATTGGCGAAGTGACAAATGAAACACAAAGCTTATTGTTGCCATTAACTTTTAACTTCTCGCGTGATGAACATATGATTATCGAAAAATATCTTCATCCTTTAGAAGAAGCGGGTATATTTTTAGAAACGATTGGACATCATGATTACATGGTTAGTGAATATCCTGTATGGTTGCCACATGTCGATGCAGAAGAAATCATAAAAGATATGATAGATTATGTATTAAAACATGAAAAAGTGGATATTAAAAAATTGCGTGAAGACGCGGCTATTATGATGAGTTGTAAAAAATCGATTAAAGCCAATCATTATTTAAGAAATCATGAAATGAGTCACTTAATTGATGAATTAAGAGAGACGACTGATCCATTCACTTGTCCACACGGTAGGCCGATTATTATTGAATTAACGACTTATGAACTAGAGAAATTATTTAAAAGAGTTATGTAG
- a CDS encoding glycerol-3-phosphate dehydrogenase/oxidase, with protein sequence MQQLSALNRNQVKDQLKKTDYDVVVIGGGITGAGIALDASQRGMKVALVEMQDFAQGTSSRSTKLVHGGLRYLKQFQVGVVAETGKERAIVYENGPHVTTPEWMLLPLHKGGSMGPFSTSIGLKVYDFLAGVKKAERRTMLSKDETINKEPLVKQDGLKAGGYYVEYRTDDARLTIEVMKRAREFGADIINYAKSNDFLYDKKNKISGIEVTDLLQNEIFEIKGKRVINAAGPWVDEVRGKDYSTNNKQLRLTKGVHIVIDQSVFPLQQAVYFDTENDGRMIFAIPRDGKAYVGTTDTIYDNDKSSPKVTEEDRQYLLDAIHYMFPTVKVEDKDIESTWAGVRPLIFEKGKDPSEISRKDEIWEGDSGLLTIAGGKLTGYRHMAQDIVNLLSKRLKEEYKLSFKPCNTKETYISGGNVGGSKNYESFVESKVKEAKNYNLSEDAARYLARKYGSNVDEVFEIAHATQVADVNLPIEVYAEVIYSIQKEMVHKPTDFLVRRSGRLYFDINYVLEHKDAIVEVMAKVLNYDNDSKRVYKEELEQAIKEAVNPNDQPAIVK encoded by the coding sequence ATGCAACAATTATCAGCATTAAACCGTAATCAAGTTAAAGATCAACTTAAAAAGACAGATTATGACGTAGTAGTTATAGGTGGAGGTATTACTGGTGCAGGTATCGCATTAGATGCGTCTCAACGTGGAATGAAAGTAGCTTTAGTTGAAATGCAAGACTTTGCACAAGGTACAAGTTCAAGAAGTACTAAATTAGTTCACGGTGGTTTACGTTATTTAAAACAATTCCAAGTAGGCGTAGTTGCTGAAACAGGGAAAGAAAGAGCAATTGTTTATGAAAATGGTCCACACGTAACAACTCCAGAGTGGATGTTATTACCATTGCATAAAGGCGGAAGCATGGGGCCTTTCTCAACTTCTATCGGCCTAAAAGTATATGACTTCTTAGCGGGCGTTAAAAAAGCAGAACGTCGTACAATGTTAAGTAAAGATGAAACAATTAATAAAGAACCACTTGTTAAGCAAGATGGTTTAAAAGCTGGCGGATATTACGTTGAATATCGTACTGATGATGCTCGTTTAACAATTGAAGTAATGAAACGTGCACGTGAATTTGGTGCGGATATCATAAACTATGCTAAATCAAATGATTTCTTATATGACAAAAAGAATAAAATTTCTGGTATAGAAGTTACTGACTTATTACAAAATGAAATTTTTGAAATTAAAGGTAAACGAGTAATTAATGCAGCAGGACCTTGGGTAGATGAAGTAAGAGGTAAAGACTACTCAACAAACAATAAACAACTTAGATTAACTAAAGGTGTGCATATTGTAATCGATCAAAGTGTATTCCCATTACAACAAGCAGTATACTTTGATACTGAAAATGATGGCAGAATGATCTTTGCAATTCCTAGAGATGGAAAAGCATATGTAGGTACTACAGATACGATATATGACAATGATAAATCATCACCTAAAGTTACAGAAGAAGACCGTCAATATTTACTTGATGCAATTCATTATATGTTCCCTACAGTTAAAGTAGAAGATAAAGATATAGAATCTACATGGGCTGGCGTAAGACCATTAATCTTCGAAAAAGGTAAAGATCCTTCAGAAATTTCACGTAAAGATGAAATTTGGGAAGGCGACTCAGGATTACTTACGATTGCAGGTGGGAAATTAACAGGTTACCGTCACATGGCTCAAGACATTGTTAACTTATTAAGCAAACGCCTAAAAGAAGAATACAAATTATCATTCAAACCATGTAACACTAAAGAAACTTATATTTCTGGTGGTAACGTTGGTGGTAGTAAAAATTATGAATCATTTGTTGAAAGCAAAGTTAAAGAAGCTAAAAACTACAACTTATCAGAAGATGCAGCACGTTACTTAGCTAGAAAATACGGTTCAAACGTAGATGAAGTATTTGAAATAGCGCACGCTACGCAAGTTGCAGATGTTAATTTACCAATAGAAGTATATGCTGAAGTAATTTACAGCATTCAAAAAGAAATGGTTCATAAACCAACTGACTTCTTAGTACGTCGTTCAGGACGTTTATACTTCGATATCAACTATGTGTTAGAACATAAAGACGCTATTGTTGAAGTAATGGCGAAAGTATTAAATTACGATAATGACAGCAAACGTGTATATAAAGAAGAATTAGAACAAGCAATTAAAGAAGCGGTTAATCCAAACGATCAACCAGCAATCGTAAAATAA